In Stieleria varia, one genomic interval encodes:
- a CDS encoding VWA domain-containing protein produces MRDVAHHLAVFLTAVGACLLPHAVSTAAEGDGANVRVASFQVPGGDVFFAASIQPTADDALMHAVQDPDADVVVVVDTSASQVGEFRKESVAALKGVLKQLRANDRVRIFAGDVDAIALSGQFDAASSPTTDDAIAGLSRRLPLGNTNLVAVLDTARAALTGQPRAHTRSIVYIGDGSSIDGTHDSDRFAAIVDALRADHISVHSIAVGPTRNVELMAILANQTGGVVGLVNSADGNTPAAIARSVGDSAKMSAIWLQNAELLPTMTTIHGKRLPPLRVDRDSILIGRTALSKGMGTFKLTGSTPAATVRIVAATEIEPSHPDFAFLPGLVSMVAGTDGLMLPTSNSAMLRETAKLMALRSEELVRAGKLALQRGDKRGAKAVAEMALEADPGNPEALSLEKVSGNRLVVQNPDASPFDDIFGGAPAADAGAAPAAGGDDPFGGAGDPFGGADTTPAPAAGDDPFGAPMVAEPAADAPADNVPADNVFDTPAPATPAAPGPAAPAPAPRAAAPRAAAPPAPFAGGLVGDDELLERGSGLIDRVRADRRAMEGLLRAEVNAALREAERRLRKDPTNVPGMLKAQLARVQNLPDVDPKVRSDLEAKLQSAIQAASAAAAVYAEAQENLIQTQEAARSSQRLLEATFRREATLKTLSQQLNALIDEERYEEADGEVSLKFAAIAGDSITRDSVAGRHFTYQPLALQTYARDQRYRALRERNFVDAFSLVLKSNIPFVDDPPVVYPEAEAWQRMSRRRLERYGAIELVGDSEVERRIESALSDETSQTFVDTPLVEAVKVISDQHQIPIIVDRRALEEIGLSVDTPVTIDLKNVSLRSFLRLMLRESDLTYMIKDEVMQVTTTEAAETNLVNKVYPVGDLVVPIIQLGGGGGMGGGMGGGMGGGMGGGMGGGMGGGGMGGGMMGGGMGGGGAFAVPDDISLQSKASAEATSASSTTANKAIVNAMPLTVTATEGQSRLQAWQQHFEDVEINSAEDLTLLDQQIRATVSQLSVKATAADESGDQKKALGHFSEARDVIAAAISAGHVQPWMYQAYAISLKATGAPTSEVERALLSAVDFAENPEDVLNVAARLEDIGSDAAALRLCQRVSQIDEYRREPYVMGLRIAERMDDVAGLTWACKGVLSQAWPEKFQPVAEKARLLARATYGRMIEEGRTEEAAAFSKTLKLASSHDVIVRVSWTGDADIDVVVEEPSGTVCSLENLSTAGGGTLLGDAFPGRSQDDTGAVSETYICPKGFSGNYRMLLRRVWGNVATGTVSVEILTDAGRESQRFIRQDIPLTEKDALVTFAVKEGQREEKIGEAQLAHLRDVQREMNDEMLGQFIGNNDASAQVLSDLFSDVQRLTGGGVANPINPFFGRNAVGFRPDISILPEGASLSGLAIISADRRYVRITPQPFFSQIGDVATFNFVDGTGTTGGGGGGGGGLGGLGGGGGGGLGGGGGGLGGGGLGN; encoded by the coding sequence ATGCGAGACGTCGCACACCACTTGGCCGTATTTTTGACCGCCGTCGGAGCCTGTTTGCTGCCTCATGCAGTCAGCACCGCTGCCGAAGGAGACGGGGCAAACGTTCGTGTCGCCAGCTTTCAAGTGCCTGGCGGGGACGTGTTTTTTGCCGCGTCGATTCAACCCACCGCGGATGATGCTTTGATGCACGCGGTTCAGGATCCCGATGCCGACGTGGTCGTCGTCGTGGACACATCAGCGAGCCAAGTCGGCGAGTTCCGTAAGGAATCGGTCGCCGCGCTCAAAGGCGTCCTGAAACAGCTTCGGGCCAACGACCGCGTTCGCATTTTTGCCGGAGACGTCGACGCGATTGCGTTGAGCGGGCAATTCGACGCGGCTTCCTCGCCGACCACCGACGATGCAATCGCGGGTCTGAGTCGACGACTGCCCCTTGGCAACACAAACTTGGTCGCCGTCCTGGACACCGCACGTGCGGCGTTGACCGGGCAACCCCGAGCACACACACGTTCGATCGTTTACATCGGTGACGGCTCCTCGATCGATGGCACGCACGACAGTGATCGGTTCGCGGCGATCGTTGACGCGTTGCGAGCGGATCACATTTCTGTTCACAGCATCGCGGTCGGACCGACTCGCAACGTCGAACTGATGGCAATCCTCGCCAATCAAACCGGCGGCGTCGTCGGTTTGGTGAATTCCGCTGACGGCAACACGCCCGCAGCGATCGCTCGCAGCGTTGGCGACTCGGCCAAGATGTCCGCGATCTGGTTACAGAACGCCGAGCTGCTGCCCACGATGACGACGATTCACGGCAAACGCCTGCCACCATTGCGTGTGGATCGCGATTCGATCTTGATCGGACGCACCGCATTGAGCAAAGGCATGGGGACGTTCAAGCTGACCGGCAGCACGCCTGCGGCAACGGTTCGTATCGTTGCTGCAACTGAAATCGAGCCCAGTCACCCCGACTTTGCATTCTTGCCAGGTTTGGTCTCGATGGTCGCGGGAACCGACGGGTTGATGTTGCCCACCAGCAACTCCGCGATGCTACGCGAAACGGCAAAGCTGATGGCACTGCGTTCTGAGGAATTGGTGCGTGCCGGCAAGTTGGCATTGCAGCGGGGCGACAAGCGTGGTGCCAAGGCCGTCGCCGAGATGGCTTTGGAAGCCGACCCGGGCAACCCGGAGGCATTGTCACTGGAAAAGGTCAGCGGCAATCGTTTGGTCGTTCAAAACCCTGACGCATCGCCCTTTGACGACATCTTCGGTGGTGCACCCGCGGCTGACGCCGGTGCGGCACCTGCTGCGGGCGGAGACGATCCATTTGGCGGTGCCGGCGATCCATTCGGTGGCGCCGACACGACGCCAGCTCCCGCAGCGGGCGACGATCCGTTTGGAGCCCCGATGGTCGCGGAACCAGCGGCGGACGCGCCCGCCGACAATGTTCCTGCAGACAATGTTTTTGACACACCGGCACCAGCCACACCAGCCGCGCCAGGGCCAGCCGCACCGGCACCAGCACCTCGCGCAGCCGCGCCTCGTGCCGCTGCCCCGCCCGCTCCGTTTGCCGGCGGACTGGTGGGCGATGACGAATTGCTGGAGCGTGGCAGCGGTCTGATCGACCGTGTTCGTGCCGATCGCCGTGCGATGGAGGGTTTGTTGCGTGCGGAAGTCAACGCGGCACTGCGTGAAGCAGAGCGAAGACTGCGAAAGGACCCCACGAACGTTCCTGGAATGCTGAAGGCTCAGCTTGCTCGCGTTCAAAACCTGCCCGACGTGGACCCCAAGGTTCGCAGCGACTTGGAAGCCAAGTTGCAATCGGCCATCCAAGCCGCTAGTGCTGCGGCAGCCGTTTACGCCGAGGCCCAAGAGAACTTGATCCAAACGCAAGAGGCCGCCCGCTCGAGCCAAAGGTTGCTGGAAGCCACGTTCCGACGCGAAGCGACTTTGAAGACCCTGTCTCAACAGCTCAACGCGTTGATCGACGAAGAACGTTATGAAGAAGCCGACGGCGAAGTGTCGTTGAAGTTTGCGGCGATTGCCGGTGACTCGATCACCCGTGACTCGGTAGCCGGTCGTCACTTCACCTACCAACCACTGGCGTTGCAGACCTACGCCCGAGACCAACGTTATCGCGCGCTTCGCGAACGTAACTTTGTCGATGCGTTCTCGCTGGTGCTCAAGAGCAACATTCCCTTTGTCGATGATCCGCCGGTGGTCTATCCCGAGGCAGAAGCTTGGCAGCGGATGAGCCGTCGACGTCTGGAACGCTACGGTGCGATTGAATTGGTCGGTGATAGCGAGGTCGAACGACGCATCGAATCGGCCTTGTCGGATGAAACGAGCCAAACGTTCGTGGACACGCCTTTGGTGGAAGCCGTCAAGGTGATCAGTGATCAACACCAGATCCCGATCATCGTTGACCGTCGCGCTTTGGAAGAAATCGGTTTGAGCGTCGACACACCTGTCACGATCGACCTGAAAAACGTTTCGCTGCGATCGTTCCTGCGTCTGATGCTGCGTGAGTCGGACTTGACCTACATGATCAAAGACGAAGTCATGCAGGTGACGACCACGGAAGCAGCCGAAACCAACCTTGTCAACAAAGTCTATCCCGTCGGTGACCTGGTCGTGCCCATCATTCAACTGGGTGGTGGTGGCGGCATGGGCGGTGGTATGGGCGGCGGCATGGGTGGTGGAATGGGCGGCGGCATGGGCGGCGGCATGGGCGGCGGTGGAATGGGCGGCGGGATGATGGGTGGTGGCATGGGCGGCGGCGGAGCGTTCGCCGTGCCGGATGACATCTCCCTGCAGTCCAAAGCGTCCGCCGAGGCCACTTCCGCCAGCAGCACGACCGCAAACAAAGCGATCGTCAACGCCATGCCATTGACCGTGACCGCGACGGAAGGCCAGTCCCGTTTGCAGGCTTGGCAGCAACATTTTGAGGACGTGGAAATCAACAGTGCCGAAGATTTGACGCTGCTGGATCAACAGATCCGTGCTACGGTCAGCCAGTTGTCCGTCAAAGCCACAGCGGCAGACGAATCGGGCGACCAGAAGAAGGCTCTTGGACATTTCAGCGAAGCACGTGACGTGATCGCTGCGGCCATCTCGGCTGGCCACGTGCAACCGTGGATGTACCAGGCCTACGCGATTTCGTTGAAAGCGACCGGGGCTCCGACCAGCGAAGTCGAGCGTGCCTTGCTCTCTGCAGTCGACTTTGCCGAAAACCCAGAAGACGTCTTGAACGTCGCCGCTCGTTTGGAAGACATCGGCAGCGACGCAGCAGCGCTACGGCTTTGCCAACGTGTCTCTCAAATCGACGAGTACCGACGCGAGCCTTATGTCATGGGCCTGCGTATTGCTGAACGGATGGACGATGTCGCCGGACTGACTTGGGCGTGCAAAGGCGTCTTGTCGCAAGCATGGCCGGAAAAATTTCAGCCGGTTGCCGAAAAGGCTCGCTTGTTGGCTCGGGCGACCTACGGACGGATGATCGAAGAAGGCCGAACGGAAGAAGCCGCAGCGTTCAGCAAGACACTGAAACTCGCCTCGTCGCATGACGTCATCGTTCGCGTCTCGTGGACGGGCGACGCCGATATCGATGTTGTTGTGGAAGAACCCAGCGGCACCGTTTGTTCGCTAGAAAACCTTTCCACCGCCGGTGGAGGAACCCTTCTTGGCGACGCGTTCCCCGGTCGCTCCCAAGACGACACCGGTGCGGTCTCGGAAACCTACATTTGCCCCAAGGGTTTCAGCGGCAACTATCGCATGCTGCTGCGACGCGTTTGGGGCAACGTTGCAACCGGCACCGTTTCGGTCGAGATCTTGACCGACGCCGGACGTGAATCTCAACGTTTCATTCGCCAAGACATCCCGCTCACCGAGAAAGACGCGTTGGTCACCTTCGCCGTCAAAGAAGGTCAGCGAGAAGAAAAGATCGGCGAAGCCCAACTGGCGCACTTGCGTGACGTCCAACGGGAAATGAACGACGAAATGCTCGGACAATTCATTGGCAACAACGACGCGTCGGCACAAGTGCTGAGCGACCTGTTCAGCGACGTGCAACGATTGACCGGTGGCGGCGTGGCCAACCCGATCAATCCATTCTTCGGTCGCAACGCGGTCGGATTTCGTCCTGACATTTCGATTCTGCCCGAAGGAGCCTCGCTGAGCGGCTTGGCCATCATTTCGGCCGACCGACGTTATGTCCGAATCACTCCCCAACCTTTCTTCTCGCAGATCGGTGACGTCGCGACCTTTAATTTCGTCGACGGTACCGGTACCACCGGTGGTGGTGGCGGAGGCGGCGGTGGTCTGGGTGGACTCGGCGGTGGAGGTGGCGGCGGTCTGGGCGGCGGCGGCGGTGGCCTGGGCGGCGGAGGACTGGGAAACTAG
- a CDS encoding serine/threonine protein kinase — MASESPTHYDESGADDDPLDVIMADYVERLERGERPDPADYLLANPEHAEELRSFFRNHHWMENTPPPEPTSLVGTQVGPYEIEAEIARGGMGVVYRARQQGLQRPVALKLISSGLLAGAEERKRFRIEAEAAARLHHPGIISIHEIGSWKGYEYFSMTLVEGPTLQHHVNRPTFDDTVSARIVRDVARAVAYAHDEGIVHRDLKPENILLCKDDRPLVTDFGLAKWHREGTMITRTGQVLGTPHYMSPEQASGQSAGDVATDVYSLGAILYALLTGHPPHEGKTAAEILQKVVQEEPEAPRQYRREIPADLENICLQAMRSEPSQRYSTASVMAEDLDRFLRGEEILATSSGLIDRVAREIRRDQHQQQFEAWQATLFIIGAVIFVTHVAIFFLAINDFPKWAAYWLPRFTMFAVIFAWIYHVRSGSILPRTVAERPVWSIWLGYISALAVVNVMLFLNKIEHLTLFPLASALSGFGFIAMAGHVWGGSALFGLGFFVVALLAAYQPTVAPLMFGTMWLVSLWSLGRHYRYRD; from the coding sequence ATGGCCAGCGAATCCCCGACCCATTACGACGAATCCGGAGCCGACGATGATCCGCTGGACGTGATCATGGCGGACTACGTCGAGCGTTTGGAACGTGGAGAGCGCCCCGATCCGGCGGACTATCTGTTGGCCAATCCGGAGCACGCGGAAGAACTGCGGTCGTTTTTTCGCAACCACCACTGGATGGAAAACACACCGCCGCCCGAACCGACGTCTTTGGTGGGAACCCAAGTCGGACCGTATGAGATCGAAGCGGAGATCGCCAGGGGCGGGATGGGTGTGGTCTACCGTGCCAGGCAACAGGGATTGCAACGCCCGGTGGCTTTGAAACTGATCAGCTCCGGCTTGCTCGCCGGTGCCGAGGAACGCAAACGGTTTCGCATCGAGGCCGAAGCGGCTGCGCGGCTTCATCATCCCGGCATCATTTCGATCCACGAGATCGGATCATGGAAAGGCTACGAGTACTTTTCCATGACGTTGGTGGAAGGACCGACGTTGCAACATCACGTCAATCGCCCGACCTTTGACGACACCGTCTCAGCAAGGATCGTGCGTGACGTCGCTCGGGCGGTCGCCTACGCGCACGACGAAGGAATCGTGCATCGTGATTTGAAGCCCGAGAACATTCTGCTGTGCAAGGACGATCGGCCGTTGGTCACCGATTTCGGCTTGGCCAAATGGCATCGTGAAGGCACGATGATCACGCGGACGGGTCAAGTGTTGGGGACGCCCCACTACATGAGCCCTGAACAAGCATCCGGGCAATCAGCAGGTGATGTGGCGACCGACGTTTATTCGTTGGGCGCGATCCTGTATGCCTTGTTGACCGGGCATCCGCCGCACGAAGGAAAAACCGCGGCAGAGATTTTGCAGAAAGTCGTCCAAGAAGAACCCGAGGCACCGAGACAGTATCGCCGCGAAATCCCTGCGGACCTTGAAAACATTTGTCTTCAAGCGATGCGGAGCGAACCGTCCCAACGCTACTCCACCGCGTCGGTGATGGCGGAGGACTTGGATCGTTTCTTGCGCGGCGAAGAAATACTCGCCACCAGCAGCGGGTTGATTGATCGCGTCGCGCGTGAAATCCGACGCGACCAGCATCAGCAACAGTTCGAAGCGTGGCAGGCAACCTTGTTCATCATCGGCGCGGTCATCTTCGTGACACACGTGGCGATCTTTTTTCTGGCGATCAACGATTTCCCCAAGTGGGCCGCGTATTGGCTGCCTCGATTCACCATGTTTGCCGTGATCTTTGCCTGGATCTATCACGTCCGTAGCGGTTCCATTCTGCCACGCACCGTGGCAGAACGTCCCGTTTGGTCGATTTGGCTGGGATACATTTCTGCATTGGCCGTTGTCAACGTGATGCTCTTTCTAAACAAGATCGAGCACCTCACCCTCTTTCCGTTGGCATCGGCGCTGAGCGGATTCGGATTCATTGCGATGGCGGGTCACGTCTGGGGCGGGTCAGCGCTCTTTGGCCTGGGCTTTTTTGTCGTTGCACTGCTGGCTGCTTATCAACCCACCGTCGCACCGCTGATGTTCGGCACCATGTGGCTCGTCAGCCTCTGGTCGCTGGGACGCCACTATCGATATCGCGACTAA
- a CDS encoding ankyrin repeat domain-containing protein, whose product MKHVTLPLLVALLLSIHPSTFADQSDVQQTLPDVIQQQDWAAAERILPTVADIDQRQPDGMSALHWAVRWGNAQWVRRLLEAGAQIDAANEYEITPLAIACSSGDAEITGILLDRGADPNTTVAGGETVLMLASRTGEVQTVNALIAKDADVNEKQQHGQTALMWAAAEGHVAVVDALLKAGADIDKQLRSGFNAWFFAAREGHSGVISRLLAAGVDVNDVMNPQSTSGRAPRRGMSALMLAVESGHFELALQLVDAGADPNDQRSGYAPLHAISWVRRPARGDNEEGDPPPRVDGEISSLEFVRQMVQRGADVNLRLEKGKHAKAKLNPRGATPFLFAAFTSDLPLMKTLKELGADIHQGNVDGCTPMLAAAGVGVFVADEYPGSETEVLAAVRQLHQWGVSLDVVDEHGETAVHGAAYRSFAQVVDLLVELGCEPEFWHRKNELGSTPRQIAQGKRPGSFKPNQATIAAIDRALNAAGIEHENWVRPADRKSWDDSPKPPKK is encoded by the coding sequence ATGAAACACGTCACACTGCCATTGCTCGTCGCACTGTTGCTGTCGATCCATCCGTCGACCTTCGCCGACCAGTCAGACGTCCAGCAAACGTTGCCCGACGTCATCCAGCAGCAGGACTGGGCAGCGGCGGAACGAATCTTGCCGACGGTCGCGGACATCGATCAACGGCAACCCGACGGCATGTCCGCTTTGCATTGGGCGGTGCGTTGGGGCAACGCTCAGTGGGTGCGCCGTTTGCTTGAGGCGGGCGCCCAGATCGATGCGGCAAACGAATATGAGATCACGCCGCTGGCCATCGCTTGTTCCAGCGGTGACGCCGAAATCACGGGGATCTTGCTGGACCGAGGTGCCGACCCGAACACAACGGTCGCGGGCGGTGAAACCGTGCTGATGTTGGCGTCACGAACTGGAGAAGTTCAAACGGTCAATGCGTTGATCGCGAAAGACGCCGACGTCAATGAGAAACAGCAACACGGTCAGACGGCGTTGATGTGGGCGGCGGCCGAAGGACACGTCGCGGTCGTGGATGCTTTACTGAAAGCGGGAGCGGACATCGACAAACAACTGCGATCGGGCTTCAACGCTTGGTTCTTTGCCGCTCGTGAAGGTCACTCGGGTGTGATTTCGCGATTGCTCGCCGCCGGGGTGGACGTCAACGATGTGATGAACCCACAGAGTACCAGCGGGCGGGCGCCCCGACGCGGAATGTCGGCATTGATGTTGGCCGTGGAAAGCGGACACTTTGAGTTGGCGTTGCAACTGGTCGATGCGGGCGCGGATCCCAACGATCAACGCAGCGGATATGCACCGCTACACGCGATCAGTTGGGTGCGACGTCCCGCCAGAGGAGACAATGAGGAAGGCGATCCGCCGCCCCGTGTCGATGGCGAGATCAGCAGCCTGGAGTTTGTCCGACAAATGGTTCAACGTGGCGCGGATGTGAACTTGCGTTTGGAGAAAGGCAAGCACGCCAAGGCGAAACTCAATCCACGCGGCGCGACCCCGTTTCTGTTCGCCGCGTTCACTTCGGACTTGCCGCTGATGAAAACGCTGAAAGAACTCGGGGCCGACATCCACCAGGGCAATGTGGACGGTTGCACGCCGATGTTGGCGGCCGCCGGCGTGGGTGTATTCGTCGCCGATGAATATCCCGGCAGCGAAACGGAAGTCCTGGCTGCGGTGAGACAACTGCACCAGTGGGGCGTCTCCTTGGATGTTGTTGACGAGCATGGTGAAACGGCGGTACACGGAGCCGCTTACCGAAGCTTTGCTCAAGTCGTGGACTTGTTGGTGGAATTGGGTTGCGAGCCAGAGTTTTGGCATCGCAAGAATGAACTCGGATCGACGCCCCGGCAAATCGCTCAGGGCAAACGTCCGGGCTCTTTCAAGCCCAACCAAGCAACGATCGCGGCGATCGATCGTGCGCTCAATGCTGCGGGGATCGAGCATGAAAACTGGGTCCGACCGGCGGACCGCAAATCATGGGACGACTCGCCGAAGCCGCCGAAAAAATGA